In the genome of Bacillus thuringiensis, the window TAATACAAAAATAGGGTAAATAAAATCTTCCGTATGTAAAAACGTTTCACGTACAAGCGCACGCATGCCCCCGCTTTGTCTTAAACGACGATGACGATTAAATTGTAAAGAGTTCATAGATTTCTGTCCCCATTCTTTCATTTTATAGATTCACAAACACATTGTAGCAATGCTTCTACAGTGTACTCTTTCGGCACAATAACAGACGGAAAATAACGAATTGCCTCTTTTTCCGTAATAGGTCCTATACAAGCAATTGTACATTTTTTTGTCCATTCTCTCCAGTTTGTACCCTCAAGTAAACGAACAAAACTAGTAACAGTTGAAGGGCTCGTAAATGTAATAATGTCTACTTCTCCTAACTTCAACGCTGCTATAAGCTCTTGCTTTTTTTCTATATTCACTTTCGTACCGTATACGATTAACTCATCTAGAGAAACACCAATTTCCCGAAGTTTAACTGGTATTACATCTCTTGCTAAATTTCCTTTTGGAAATAAAATACGTTCATTTCCACTTAATTCTTTTAGAAACTCTTCTGCAAATGCTTCTGCAACAAATGAAGTTGGAACAAAATGAACTTGATAGCCCCT includes:
- the hemD gene encoding uroporphyrinogen-III synthase encodes the protein MNALAGKTVLITRAQHQAKQMSVAVKEKSGIPLEIPLLRMEGMSHRQIQHIEGQLHSYDWVIFTSRNGVAFFLDSLKKKLPLTIKIAAVGVKTKLELEKRGYQVHFVPTSFVAEAFAEEFLKELSGNERILFPKGNLARDVIPVKLREIGVSLDELIVYGTKVNIEKKQELIAALKLGEVDIITFTSPSTVTSFVRLLEGTNWREWTKKCTIACIGPITEKEAIRYFPSVIVPKEYTVEALLQCVCESIK